GTACTGATGTTTGAAAAGAAATACACCGAAGCGGCAGCTATGGCCAAAACCATTATTGATGGCGGTTTATTTTCGCTGAATGATAACTACTCGGGCAATTTTTATAAGCCCGATCAGAAAAGCAGTCCGGAGATTATGTTTTCGGTGCAGTATAGCGCGCCTACTGTTCCTCACCCGGATGCGTTGACCATGATCCTGATCCTGCCAGGTTATGTTGACTTGCAAGGTACCCAGGATATGATCAATGAGTATGAGGCTAACGATCCGCGTAAAAAAATGACGTTCTTCTTCCCCGGCGATACCCCCGCAGATGGCTGGCCTTACACCCAAACTGTTGGCAAGCCCGGCGTTAATAACTGGACAGAAGGTTTCTATCCATCAAAAAAATGGCTCGATCCAAAAATCACCAACCCGCAACCTGGTTTACTTGACGACCAGGATTATGTATGGATAAGGTTTGCCGATATTAAGCTGATGTATGCCGAAGCACAAAACGAAGTAGCCGGTCCGGATGCAAGCGTTTACAAACAGGTTAATGAAGTAAGGTCACGTCCGGGTGTGAATATGCCTGCTTTAGCTTCAGGTTTATCGCAAGCTGCCATGCGCGATAAGATAAGACATGAACGCCGCGTTGAGTTTGCGTTGGAAGGTTTGCGTTATTTTGATATGCGCCGCTGGGGGATTGCTAAAGATAAGCTGAACGGCTTTATCCAAAACCCGCTGATCCCGGCTACCAAAACCATTTACAAAGACAACTTTGATTTTTGGCCATTGCCACAATCGGAAGTGGATAGGAATAAACCCAATTTGATACAGAACGAGGGGTATTGATCCTAACACGAATAGTTATATAACAACGTCATTGCGAGGCACGAAGCAATCCCCGATATGCAAAGCGGCTATGCAAATCGGCCCTGTAAAGTCGGGGATTGCTTCGTGCCTCGCAATGACGTTTTTGAGAGTTCCTAACTCTTTCCTTTCAAACCCCACATCTTCAAACTCTTAATCACCGCCTCACCATCAGCAAAAGCAGATACCCCGGTAGCATCCTGATCAGGATAAATCATCGTTGAGATCACTTTTTCGCCATCGTTACCAAAAACCTCGAGCGATGAGCCATCAACCAAAACTTTTATTTTAAGCACCCCGCCGGTAATATTCATGGGCGCTGTTTGCAACAGATTCTCCGGCGATTTATTATTTTTTTCGGACGTAGTGCAATCAACAAACAGTTCCTGTTTTTCAATGTCGTAGCCTACCCTTACCTTTTTATCGGTACCGGGTTTTTCAACTACATTAAGACCCGCTTTTTTGGCGTTTTTAAGATCAATTTCAGCATCTATCCAATAAGCGTTACTATTGGTTGGCAGCTTCAATCCTTTATCAGTTACCGCCACATTCTTTTTCTCAATAGGCTTACCATTGGCATATTTTGATAGCGAACGGGTTACAAATACCGAGGGCAATTGGTTAAGCACCAAACCTTCATCGGTAGTTTTTAGTGATAAATCATGTGGGATGGACATCTGTCCTTTCCAAGGATAAGTTTCCTGCCTGCCGTTTTGCAACCAACCTAACAGTATCTTTTTATTTTCGGGAGCATCGCGCCAGGCAATAGCGGCGTAAAAAGCATCACCATAATCAACTTTCATTACTTTACTTTTATCGGTGATGCTGGTAAACGTGGTACCATCAAAATCGCCTACAAAGTATTGGATCAACGGACCATGCTCGCCGCCTAAGGATACAAACAATACCCACTTGATATTTTTCTGGTCACCATCAACCACTAATGGCAATAATGATGGACATTCCCAACCATTTTTGGTGTAACCTGCCGGGCCGAAATCACTTAGCTTAGTCCAGTCTTTCAGATTTTTAGAACCGTAAAAGCGTACCATGTGGTCATCCACCATCGATACGGTCATCACCCATTGTTTAGTTGGCTCATACCAGAAAACATTAGGGTCGCGAAAATCGCGCATATGGAGATCGATGACCGGATTTTTGGCATATTGCTTAAAGCTTAAACCGCCATCATTACTGTAAGCTATAAACTGTGATTCTTTTTTCTGATTAGGCTGATCGGCAGTAAAAACAGCTACCAGCGGAGGCTTACCATTTATGCCAAAGCCACTCGTATTTTTAACATCCAGCACCGCCGAACCTGAGTAGATCCAGGTGGTGGTATCATGACTGATTACCTCGGGGATAGCAACCGGCAGATGTTTCCAGCTGATGAGGTCTTTACTGGTGGCGTGCCCCCAGCTCATGTGGCCCCATTTGTTTTCGAAGGGGTTGTGCTGGTAATAGAGGTTAAACTCGCCGTTTAAAAATATCAGGCCGTTGGGGTCGTTAGTCCAGTTTTTGGCTGGGGTAAAATGATATGCCGGTCGCCAGTGCGGAGTTGGTACCGGCGCTTTATCCTGGGCGAATGCGTTGCACGTTAATGCCATCAATGCGAGGTAAATTGATTTAGCTTTGTTCATGGTAAATTCAGCAGGTTTATAATTTCGATGCAAATTACAAGCCTTATCGGATAATGCCATCCTTTACTGTATTTTTTTATTGTGGGATGGACATTTATTTTCATCAATGCGCACGGCTGTAATAGAAATATTAATTAAGAGTTTTGATTACCACAGGCTTCCAATTAACGTTCTGTAAGTTTTTTAATCCTTTATCGTATCCCAATAAGATGTTTTATCTTCGCCCCACGATGAGCACCGAAAGATTAGCAGCACAGTTAGAGACCCGGATCTTTTATTTTTATGTTGTAGAGCAAACACCTGAGAAGATCAAGATCACGATGTACAGCACGCCTTACACTTTGCGCAAGCAAGGCGAAAAATGGCGGAATGCATCGGCTAATGTTATGCAAATGTCGCAGGAACTGATTGATTCGGTTGTTGCAACGGTGTTATCCCAGCCATAGGATACTTTCACAACTGCCGCAAGGGGGAGGACGCTTGCGGTAGCCATTGGCAACGAGCAGTCTATTTCAAATCACTACCTTCACTATCCACAATCCCTTTGATCTCATCAGCTGTTAAAGGCTCTTTAAAAACCTTAACCTTATCCATGTAGCCATGAAAAACACGCTCGGACGGAAACTCTTCATTCCGTCCCAAAGTCCATTTGTTGTTATTGGATAAATTAGCCGAAGTTTCAACTACCGTTTTACCCGCTAATACCCCATCTATATATAAATACAGCGTTTTACCTGCACACACGCCGGCAATGTGATGCCATTTATTGTTCCAACCGGCAGGCAGGTTAACGGTACAATCGCCTCTGCCCCAGCCACCGGCAAAAAAAGTAAGGGTTTTATGATCGCTTACCTGTAACACGTGGCTATCGCCTTTGGTAATCATATCAACCAATCCGGCTTCGTTACCGGTTGGATAAACCCAGCCCATCATGGTTAAGGTTTCGCCCATATTATCGAGAGATGGCGCGTTAGGCACTTCTACAAAAGTATTTTCACCGAAAGTTAGTTTGTCCGCTACATTTACAGGCGCGATGATGTGCGCATTATTTTGATAACCAGATCCATCTTTTAGTAATTTATCAGGAACATAAGCTACCGGTGAAAGATCAAGCAATAACGAAGCAAGGTTATCCTTATAAACTTTGTAAATAGATTTCTCTCCTCCGATCAATATGTTTTGAAAGCCAATTGATATACCTTCAATTGAATGTTTTATCAGTTTCTTTTCACCCGGCAATAATTCAACTGTGTCTGTAAAAAGCAGTTCATCGTTCCGGGTTACCGGGATTTGAAAAACTTGCTTAACACCCCCTATATTTTGCACGCTGTAAGTTATCTGCTGCTGCTCGTTTAACCTAAGCATCTGTATAATACTCAATTCAGAAACTTTAAACGGATGCGAAGGTGGATTTAATGCTTGTTTCACCTCAATATTTATAAAGGGCATCCCTTCCAGCATCAACGTCGTTTTACCTAATGGATAAAGACGACAGATTATCGAATCTTTTTTTACCTCGCCCGAAGCTACCATGCAGTTTTTATAGGCATAAGGTTTGTCATCTACCAGCAATCTTACTATTTTAACGCCTGCAGCACCAGTGTTTTTGATTGAAAAATGAATGGTGAAAGGCTCATTTACTCTGATGTTTTTGGTTGATAAAGTGTAACTAAGAATTTTAAATTGTGGACTTTGCTTAGTTTCGGATAACACACCCGGATTTTTATCAACAGGCCATTGGGTTGGCTTATCAGCCATATCAAAAGCTAACAATCCCCCCGAAGCAATCAACCGATGTGGTATAATTAACTGCTGCCAAGATTTACCATTAACTTTCAAATCTTTTACATAATTATTCTCTAACGATGAATTATTAGCATTAATGGTAAACGTCTTTCCTTTAGGCAGGTGCAGCGTAACCGATTTAAACAAAGGTGCTCCAATGGCATAATACGGCCTGCCGGGGCAAACCGGGTAAATACCCATCGCGCTAAACATGTACCAGCTTGATGTTGAGCCCAGATCATCATTTCCCGGTAAACCGCCGGGGCTGTTACCAAAACGTTGCAGCATAATTTCGCGCAGCCATTTTTGGGTTAATGATGGTTTGCCGGCCTGGTTAAACAGGTAAGGTATATGAAATACCGTTTCATTATCAAACGGGATAGCATCAGCAAGCGCCGAATCCAACCGGGCTATGAACCGTGCGTTTCCACCTGTGATGTTAATCAGATCTTTGGCGTTATGCGGACCGAAATAGGAATACACCCATTTATCCCCCTCCTTATAACCCGACATTCCCGGATTTAGCTTAAACTCAGCATCACTGCGGGGCAACATTAACAACTGATCAATATTGAGCAGATTGCGATAATTAAGGCCCCTGGCCTGCAGCAGCTTGTAATCTTTATCATTGTGCATCACATCCTTTGCAAATTGCGATAAAGCCCAATCGTCATAAGCATACTCTACCGTGCGGGTAACTGATTCGGAACGGGTGAAGGGGATGTATCCTTTTTGATTGTATACCTCCATATCCGGTTGCACAAACGGAGATTCTAAAATGCTTTTTTTCATGGCCGTGTAAGCCAGTTGCTTATCGAAACCGGTAATACCTTTTAAATAGCTATCAACAATAATAGGAATAGCGTGGTTGCCGGTCATGGATTCGGTAGGCAAGTGGCCTGTTTGCCTGTAGATATCCAGCATGGATAATATCACATCCTTCTGCTTATCGGGATAAAGCAACGTTAATAAAGGATGCAGCGAGCGAAACGTATCCCATGGAGAAAAAGCGCCGTACTGATCGGCTCCCGATTTTTGATGAACACTGCCATCGGCGCCCCTGTACCTGCCATCAGCATCATCAATAACCCAGGGTATTAAAAGCGAATGGTATAGCGCGGTATAGAAAACGGTTTTGTTTTGCTCGTTGCTGTCGTTAACATCAACTACCGCAAGTTTTTGG
The sequence above is a segment of the Mucilaginibacter celer genome. Coding sequences within it:
- a CDS encoding glycoside hydrolase family 32 protein translates to MNKAKSIYLALMALTCNAFAQDKAPVPTPHWRPAYHFTPAKNWTNDPNGLIFLNGEFNLYYQHNPFENKWGHMSWGHATSKDLISWKHLPVAIPEVISHDTTTWIYSGSAVLDVKNTSGFGINGKPPLVAVFTADQPNQKKESQFIAYSNDGGLSFKQYAKNPVIDLHMRDFRDPNVFWYEPTKQWVMTVSMVDDHMVRFYGSKNLKDWTKLSDFGPAGYTKNGWECPSLLPLVVDGDQKNIKWVLFVSLGGEHGPLIQYFVGDFDGTTFTSITDKSKVMKVDYGDAFYAAIAWRDAPENKKILLGWLQNGRQETYPWKGQMSIPHDLSLKTTDEGLVLNQLPSVFVTRSLSKYANGKPIEKKNVAVTDKGLKLPTNSNAYWIDAEIDLKNAKKAGLNVVEKPGTDKKVRVGYDIEKQELFVDCTTSEKNNKSPENLLQTAPMNITGGVLKIKVLVDGSSLEVFGNDGEKVISTMIYPDQDATGVSAFADGEAVIKSLKMWGLKGKS
- a CDS encoding GH92 family glycosyl hydrolase — encoded protein: MKKHLPLILIAILSLILSDSVIAQQANHLRYVNPFIGTGKSNVFTKWGSEGGTYPGAVVPSGFIQLSPETRTGKGYNYADTSICYFSCFRHMSGFPEGSAGSFHIMPVNPEAGIYDRKFSHANETVSPGYYKVAFNEITIEATTTARSGLFRFTFAAGVTPMIFISDAGEISGVNNRVLHASNHHTVINFTGPFTDKKQVKDGWLFTFKSTPGNVIGLKISASSVDYAGAQKNIDAETGAASFDEIHARAEREWLQKLAVVDVNDSNEQNKTVFYTALYHSLLIPWVIDDADGRYRGADGSVHQKSGADQYGAFSPWDTFRSLHPLLTLLYPDKQKDVILSMLDIYRQTGHLPTESMTGNHAIPIIVDSYLKGITGFDKQLAYTAMKKSILESPFVQPDMEVYNQKGYIPFTRSESVTRTVEYAYDDWALSQFAKDVMHNDKDYKLLQARGLNYRNLLNIDQLLMLPRSDAEFKLNPGMSGYKEGDKWVYSYFGPHNAKDLINITGGNARFIARLDSALADAIPFDNETVFHIPYLFNQAGKPSLTQKWLREIMLQRFGNSPGGLPGNDDLGSTSSWYMFSAMGIYPVCPGRPYYAIGAPLFKSVTLHLPKGKTFTINANNSSLENNYVKDLKVNGKSWQQLIIPHRLIASGGLLAFDMADKPTQWPVDKNPGVLSETKQSPQFKILSYTLSTKNIRVNEPFTIHFSIKNTGAAGVKIVRLLVDDKPYAYKNCMVASGEVKKDSIICRLYPLGKTTLMLEGMPFINIEVKQALNPPSHPFKVSELSIIQMLRLNEQQQITYSVQNIGGVKQVFQIPVTRNDELLFTDTVELLPGEKKLIKHSIEGISIGFQNILIGGEKSIYKVYKDNLASLLLDLSPVAYVPDKLLKDGSGYQNNAHIIAPVNVADKLTFGENTFVEVPNAPSLDNMGETLTMMGWVYPTGNEAGLVDMITKGDSHVLQVSDHKTLTFFAGGWGRGDCTVNLPAGWNNKWHHIAGVCAGKTLYLYIDGVLAGKTVVETSANLSNNNKWTLGRNEEFPSERVFHGYMDKVKVFKEPLTADEIKGIVDSEGSDLK
- a CDS encoding RagB/SusD family nutrient uptake outer membrane protein is translated as MKKYIIIFIATVAGITSCKKLDVTPPDKLSNLNFWKTSADADLALTGMYTTLYARSGQIATYAPMWYENFSDDSYTQNNQAGAQQALVAGLTPSSGGFVGDGNNSLYINAYKSIASTNTFLANVDKVLTGDKLTQYKAEAYFIRAFSYFLLAETYGNVPLLTADPITSDFKQKVSKSPRTDILKQIESDLNNAIAGLPNQKYTTGHAVKGSAQGLMTRVLMFEKKYTEAAAMAKTIIDGGLFSLNDNYSGNFYKPDQKSSPEIMFSVQYSAPTVPHPDALTMILILPGYVDLQGTQDMINEYEANDPRKKMTFFFPGDTPADGWPYTQTVGKPGVNNWTEGFYPSKKWLDPKITNPQPGLLDDQDYVWIRFADIKLMYAEAQNEVAGPDASVYKQVNEVRSRPGVNMPALASGLSQAAMRDKIRHERRVEFALEGLRYFDMRRWGIAKDKLNGFIQNPLIPATKTIYKDNFDFWPLPQSEVDRNKPNLIQNEGY